The proteins below come from a single Limosilactobacillus reuteri genomic window:
- a CDS encoding glycosyltransferase family 8 protein has translation MNLLFSINDKFVTQLATVLLSIKLNTHAQEFNVYVLQKEKLKRTEDLERVCKQLGMNYFPIKVNDQLFSKAPVTDRYPTTIYYRLLAHRLLPQDLHKILYLDADVLCINDLSSLYETSLEGYLYASAIHTNLTNTTEVINKIRLQNFDADGYYNSGVLLMNLDTIRKKVKDTDIFNYIRTHTLLLPDQDVLNALYGRYIKSVPDQLYNFDTRKGGIYETISFGEWTTDWIMRNTVILHYCGRDKPWLPTKNSGRYTALYKNYFQMTNKLISATLLFSPEEVN, from the coding sequence ATGAATTTATTATTTTCAATTAACGACAAATTTGTCACGCAATTAGCAACAGTTTTGTTATCGATCAAGTTAAATACTCATGCACAAGAATTTAACGTATATGTCTTACAAAAGGAGAAATTGAAACGAACTGAAGACTTGGAAAGAGTTTGTAAGCAATTAGGAATGAACTATTTTCCAATCAAAGTTAATGATCAATTATTTAGCAAAGCACCAGTTACAGACCGCTATCCGACAACAATTTATTATCGTTTACTAGCACACCGTCTTTTACCTCAAGATTTGCATAAAATTTTATACTTGGATGCTGATGTATTGTGTATTAATGATCTTTCAAGTCTGTATGAGACTTCATTAGAGGGATACCTATATGCTTCTGCCATCCATACAAACCTGACGAATACGACAGAGGTTATTAATAAGATTCGTCTGCAAAACTTTGATGCTGACGGGTATTATAATTCTGGCGTTCTCTTGATGAATCTTGATACTATCCGTAAAAAAGTAAAGGATACGGACATTTTTAACTACATCCGTACCCATACACTTTTACTCCCTGATCAAGACGTCTTGAATGCCTTATATGGACGCTATATTAAGTCTGTCCCTGATCAGTTATATAATTTTGATACTCGTAAGGGTGGTATTTACGAAACGATTTCCTTTGGCGAATGGACAACCGATTGGATAATGCGTAATACTGTGATTCTCCATTATTGCGGGCGAGACAAGCCATGGCTACCAACTAAAAATAGTGGTCGTTACACTGCTTTATACAAAAACTACTTTCAAATGACTAATAAACTTATTAGTGCAACATTATTATTTTCCCCAGAAGAAGTTAATTAA
- a CDS encoding glycoside-pentoside-hexuronide (GPH):cation symporter, with protein MAKTDNFNKRIPTHQKIFYGFGDFGNGFMFDLGQAYLTKFWIDAAGIGAGAVAGIFAFTKIFDAFMDPIAGSFVDGRKNIGKRGKFRPVMMISAIILGIMTVVTFTMPMGLTTTQKIIYAYAVYMIWGVVYSFTNDPYGSLASVMSRNPQDRSFMATTRQVGSVGAQFIAGVAFIPLMEMVGGGMSSKDQLHGYFFAATVFAIIGVLMFAVCYFGTKENVKVHRDKNAKREGFKDYIKVVFTNGPLGALILMTLFTISAMNTNNQMMVFYAQYNLGNIGLQPVINAVMMGCSIVGVFMIPALTKKFGQKRTAMWSFVVGAIANIVNFFLPTNVITFIVLVTIGYTALAIPNGITWAMVSNAIDYGEWHTGMRKEGITYAAFNFSRKIAQSIAALVSAGVLAVTGYVANAHQTARTLQGIKAAMTLYPGFCLIMAAIIIGFLYKISDSKFKQIATDLDNGKWENGVIGDEDVK; from the coding sequence GTGGCGAAAACTGACAACTTCAACAAACGAATTCCTACTCACCAAAAGATTTTTTACGGTTTTGGGGATTTTGGTAATGGATTTATGTTTGACTTGGGTCAGGCTTATTTAACTAAGTTTTGGATTGACGCAGCGGGTATTGGGGCTGGAGCAGTTGCTGGTATTTTTGCGTTTACAAAGATTTTTGATGCTTTTATGGACCCAATCGCAGGCTCATTTGTTGATGGTCGAAAGAATATCGGTAAGCGAGGGAAGTTCCGTCCAGTAATGATGATTTCAGCAATTATTCTTGGAATTATGACGGTTGTTACATTTACAATGCCGATGGGACTAACAACAACACAAAAAATAATTTATGCCTACGCGGTTTATATGATTTGGGGTGTAGTTTACTCATTTACTAACGATCCATATGGGTCGCTAGCGTCTGTTATGTCGCGGAATCCGCAAGATCGGAGCTTCATGGCGACTACCCGTCAAGTTGGTTCAGTTGGTGCCCAATTTATTGCTGGTGTTGCATTTATTCCGCTAATGGAAATGGTTGGGGGCGGCATGAGTAGTAAAGACCAACTACACGGTTATTTCTTTGCTGCTACAGTCTTTGCAATCATCGGTGTTCTAATGTTTGCCGTTTGTTACTTTGGCACAAAAGAAAATGTTAAAGTTCACCGTGATAAGAATGCTAAGCGTGAAGGATTCAAGGATTATATTAAGGTAGTTTTCACCAATGGTCCATTAGGCGCTTTAATTTTAATGACATTGTTCACGATTTCAGCAATGAATACTAATAACCAAATGATGGTTTTCTATGCTCAATACAATTTAGGTAATATTGGCTTACAGCCGGTTATCAATGCTGTTATGATGGGATGTTCAATTGTTGGGGTATTTATGATTCCTGCTTTAACTAAGAAATTTGGTCAAAAGCGGACTGCAATGTGGTCATTCGTTGTTGGTGCAATCGCTAATATCGTAAACTTCTTCTTACCAACAAATGTGATTACTTTTATCGTACTAGTTACAATCGGTTACACGGCTTTGGCTATTCCTAATGGTATTACTTGGGCAATGGTTTCTAACGCGATTGATTATGGTGAGTGGCATACAGGAATGCGTAAAGAAGGTATTACTTACGCTGCCTTTAACTTCTCACGGAAAATTGCTCAATCAATTGCGGCATTAGTTAGTGCTGGTGTCCTTGCCGTTACTGGTTATGTTGCCAATGCTCACCAAACTGCTCGGACCCTTCAAGGAATTAAGGCAGCGATGACCCTTTATCCTGGCTTTTGCTTAATCATGGCCGCAATTATCATTGGTTTCTTGTATAAGATCAGTGATAGCAAGTTTAAGCAAATCGCTACCGACCTTGATAATGGTAAGTGGGAAAATGGTGTTATTGGTGACGAGGATGTTAAATAG
- a CDS encoding Abi family protein, whose translation MLGKKLKQVKFLTYEQMVDNLKNKNLSISDKKLAIELIKARGYYNLVNRYKNHIYNSNRHYPNHTHLTDLYLFQVMESDLQDILFQATINFEHRFKEAMAHSLSKEFGIGEADYLDPLKYKRRKRNKAISITAFLLDIAYHTDKNPTRYYRRRYDCIPPWILINNVTLGQVRMWFSIFNSKMTSTVVSEMLPIDTYPSQIIVGNSGVGSLALRQMRMKSKPGEYRDIFGFFHDQSAEEVKKLEDEYQKDFDNIINLFKNMLSIIHDFRNNLAHGNGLFDFKSNSSLLLTPLRLFASTSVITNQEFNSRFGKNDLLSFMISLILTLDKYDSLNLIKHLRDWRNNNNSTPERSNALNLFLKGLNLPTNFISRLEHINIELTHEQYRHRMQLF comes from the coding sequence TTGTTGGGCAAAAAGCTAAAGCAGGTAAAGTTTCTTACATATGAACAAATGGTAGATAACCTAAAAAATAAAAATTTAAGTATTTCAGATAAGAAACTAGCAATTGAACTAATTAAAGCTCGTGGATATTATAATCTTGTAAATAGATATAAAAATCATATTTATAATTCTAACAGGCACTATCCTAATCATACCCATTTAACTGATTTGTATTTATTTCAGGTAATGGAATCAGATCTTCAAGATATATTATTTCAAGCAACAATTAATTTTGAACACAGATTTAAAGAGGCAATGGCCCATTCCCTTTCGAAAGAATTTGGAATTGGCGAAGCAGATTATCTTGATCCCTTGAAATATAAACGCAGAAAACGTAATAAAGCTATTAGTATAACAGCATTTTTACTAGATATTGCATATCATACTGATAAAAATCCAACTAGATATTATCGTAGAAGGTATGACTGTATTCCTCCTTGGATTCTTATTAACAATGTAACTTTAGGTCAAGTTAGGATGTGGTTTTCAATCTTTAATTCAAAAATGACAAGTACTGTTGTTTCCGAAATGTTACCAATTGATACATATCCGTCACAGATTATAGTTGGTAATTCCGGTGTTGGTTCTCTTGCATTAAGACAAATGCGAATGAAATCAAAGCCAGGAGAGTACCGTGATATATTCGGCTTTTTTCATGACCAAAGTGCTGAAGAAGTAAAAAAGTTAGAAGACGAATATCAAAAAGATTTCGATAATATAATTAATTTATTCAAAAACATGTTAAGTATTATTCATGATTTTAGAAATAATTTAGCTCACGGAAATGGTCTCTTTGATTTTAAGTCAAACTCCTCTTTACTTTTGACTCCTTTAAGACTTTTTGCATCAACGTCAGTAATTACCAATCAAGAGTTTAACAGTAGATTTGGTAAAAATGATTTGCTATCTTTTATGATTTCGTTAATACTAACTCTTGATAAATACGACTCACTTAATCTAATTAAGCACCTAAGAGACTGGAGAAATAATAATAATTCCACACCTGAGAGAAGCAATGCACTTAATCTTTTCCTAAAAGGATTAAACCTACCTACAAACTTCATAAGTAGACTAGAACATATAAATATAGAGTTAACACACGAGCAATATCGACACCGAATGCAACTATTTTAA
- a CDS encoding alpha/beta hydrolase, whose product MIKFIKFNLTIFTAFFLIFIYGLAVNPVHADLSNKYIHSTTPTLFFHGYGSGAHAEEYMVNGFVKAGVSKTVITADVAGDGTVTLKGDIPHNAVNPLVMVNFNDNHSTNYELQGQWVKNVLEELQAKYHFKKVNIEAHSMGNMAVMYFLLANAGNHNLPQIQKQVAMAGTFDGAIGWNEPANLIVNKKTGKPSAMNDSYQKLLPLRHRYPRQIKLLNIYGDLKDGNDSQVSNASCLSLKYLINNRARSYREVKITGPNAKHELLHHNPQVNKILINFFWGK is encoded by the coding sequence ATGATCAAATTTATTAAATTTAATTTAACAATATTTACTGCATTTTTCCTAATATTCATTTATGGACTAGCAGTAAATCCAGTTCATGCAGATCTCTCAAATAAATATATTCATTCTACTACCCCCACCCTCTTTTTCCATGGCTACGGAAGCGGTGCCCATGCAGAAGAATATATGGTAAATGGTTTTGTGAAAGCAGGTGTGTCAAAGACAGTTATCACCGCAGATGTTGCTGGCGATGGAACCGTTACTCTTAAAGGAGATATTCCTCATAACGCCGTCAATCCGCTCGTGATGGTCAATTTCAATGATAATCATAGCACAAATTATGAATTACAAGGACAATGGGTTAAGAACGTTCTTGAAGAACTGCAAGCTAAATATCATTTTAAAAAGGTAAATATTGAAGCACACTCCATGGGAAACATGGCAGTTATGTATTTTCTGCTTGCTAATGCCGGCAACCATAATCTTCCACAAATTCAAAAACAAGTTGCGATGGCTGGAACCTTTGATGGTGCAATCGGTTGGAATGAACCTGCTAATCTAATAGTGAATAAAAAGACGGGAAAACCTTCCGCAATGAATGATTCCTATCAAAAATTACTTCCTTTACGTCACCGCTACCCACGGCAAATTAAATTATTGAATATTTACGGTGACTTAAAAGATGGCAACGATAGCCAAGTTTCAAACGCTTCCTGTCTTTCTCTTAAATATCTTATTAATAACCGCGCACGTTCATACCGCGAAGTTAAGATTACCGGACCAAATGCTAAACATGAATTACTTCATCACAACCCCCAAGTCAATAAAATCTTAATTAACTTCTTCTGGGGAAAATAA
- a CDS encoding LacI family DNA-binding transcriptional regulator: MNDKVTIKTIAKIANVSHTTVSRALNDSPLVKEKTKKEIREIAERLNYSPNLNAKALVEHRSFIIAVYFTDLNSGTSPSFMSEMLHQIKEMLPAGYEIAIDSFEGLRRANQSINLRFDGALVVSQSTTDDIYIDQLAKTGKPVVVLNRKIERDDLFNYASDDYSGTVTAIEYLLRMGHKKIGIISGKEEFASSQNRLNAFIDILNKHNINLNDNWMVMGDYSVKSGYNAMEKILNTSELPTCIFASNDDMAMGAIRACQDYGFDVPDQISFVGFDDSAYSNYFIPRLTTIKKPMREITNKGLKTLNNLINNKNITPIEFMNIKPSLVVRESVKKIN, translated from the coding sequence ATGAATGATAAGGTAACAATAAAGACGATTGCAAAAATTGCTAATGTTTCGCATACAACTGTTTCGCGGGCGCTAAATGATAGTCCGTTAGTTAAAGAAAAAACTAAGAAAGAAATTAGAGAGATTGCAGAACGATTAAATTATTCGCCTAATTTAAATGCTAAAGCTCTTGTTGAGCATCGTTCATTTATTATTGCCGTTTATTTTACTGATTTAAATAGTGGAACGTCTCCTAGTTTTATGTCAGAAATGCTCCACCAAATAAAAGAAATGTTACCAGCTGGATATGAAATAGCGATCGATAGCTTTGAAGGATTACGCCGTGCTAATCAATCAATAAATTTGCGGTTTGATGGGGCGTTAGTTGTTAGCCAATCAACAACCGATGACATCTATATCGACCAGTTGGCTAAAACGGGGAAGCCAGTAGTTGTTTTAAATAGAAAGATTGAGCGTGATGATCTTTTTAATTATGCATCTGATGATTATTCTGGAACTGTAACTGCAATTGAATATCTCTTGCGAATGGGGCATAAAAAAATTGGAATTATTTCGGGGAAAGAGGAGTTTGCGTCATCTCAAAATCGGCTGAATGCTTTTATTGATATTTTGAATAAGCATAATATTAACTTAAATGATAATTGGATGGTGATGGGAGACTACAGTGTTAAATCAGGATATAATGCTATGGAAAAAATCTTAAATACAAGCGAACTACCTACTTGTATTTTCGCATCTAATGACGATATGGCGATGGGAGCTATTCGTGCATGCCAGGATTATGGATTTGATGTTCCGGATCAAATTTCGTTTGTGGGATTTGATGATAGTGCATATTCTAATTATTTCATTCCAAGATTAACAACGATAAAAAAACCAATGCGTGAAATTACAAACAAAGGGCTAAAAACGTTAAATAATCTTATTAATAATAAGAATATTACACCTATTGAATTTATGAATATAAAGCCATCATTAGTAGTCCGTGAATCCGTAAAAAAAATAAATTAG
- a CDS encoding HD domain-containing protein produces MKQAEQLTAIKEYTIQKLGQDKTGHGMDHINRVVKMSKRLAIGEKVDPFLPIVAAYLHDTIDEKLVDNVEAAKQELVDYLKQIDFSDEQVEIIMNVINNISFAHTLDKEEVKLSLIGQIVRDADWLDAIGAIGITRAIYYGGGHHEKIYDPAIKPRHNMSREEYRNLANETIINHFDEKLLHLKDMMNTETAKKIANHRQQVMLDFLDEFHAEWDAKM; encoded by the coding sequence ATGAAACAAGCGGAACAATTAACTGCCATTAAAGAGTACACCATTCAAAAATTAGGTCAGGACAAGACTGGACATGGGATGGACCATATTAACCGCGTAGTAAAAATGAGTAAACGGTTAGCAATTGGTGAAAAAGTTGATCCCTTTTTGCCCATCGTGGCGGCCTACCTTCACGATACAATTGATGAGAAATTAGTTGACAACGTTGAGGCAGCTAAACAAGAATTAGTTGATTACTTAAAGCAAATTGACTTTAGTGATGAACAAGTCGAAATAATTATGAATGTCATCAATAATATTTCTTTTGCTCATACCTTAGATAAAGAGGAAGTCAAACTCTCCCTCATTGGACAAATAGTCCGTGATGCCGACTGGTTAGATGCAATTGGCGCAATTGGCATTACGCGGGCAATTTATTATGGAGGTGGCCATCATGAAAAAATATACGATCCGGCTATTAAACCTCGTCATAATATGTCCAGGGAAGAATATCGTAATTTAGCAAATGAAACTATCATTAATCACTTTGATGAAAAACTCTTACATCTAAAAGACATGATGAACACTGAAACTGCCAAGAAAATTGCAAATCACCGTCAACAAGTGATGCTCGACTTTCTTGATGAATTTCATGCAGAATGGGATGCAAAGATGTAA
- a CDS encoding aldo/keto reductase produces MNQNLQPNIKLNNGHLIPQLGLGVWKASLAETQQMVKEAIMNDYVLIDTAKQYGNEVAVGQGIQDGLIATSRKRNSIFLTTKIFNGDQGDYDKLRQAVKAQLKRLQTDYVDLLLLHWPVNDKYNESWRALEDIYKDGQAKSIGVCNFNVERMTDLLDHAKIKPAINQIEFNPLIHQPKIVKFCRENDIQLEAWSPLGNGRLLSNDVIKQIADEHQKSPAQVILRWEIQQGFIVLTKTTHPQRMQENAGIFDFTLSPDEMKQIDKLDQEKHSIWYDKFKWSGNPDGVDDYIGKPGAF; encoded by the coding sequence ATGAATCAAAATTTGCAACCAAACATAAAATTAAACAACGGACACCTTATCCCCCAACTTGGCTTAGGAGTCTGGAAAGCCTCACTTGCGGAAACACAGCAAATGGTTAAAGAGGCTATTATGAATGATTATGTTTTGATCGATACGGCAAAGCAATATGGGAATGAAGTAGCTGTCGGACAAGGTATTCAGGACGGCCTTATAGCAACTAGTCGTAAGCGCAACAGTATTTTTCTCACTACTAAAATTTTCAATGGTGATCAAGGAGACTATGATAAGCTTCGGCAAGCAGTAAAAGCTCAACTTAAGAGGCTTCAAACTGATTATGTCGACCTTCTCCTTCTTCATTGGCCGGTAAATGATAAATACAATGAAAGCTGGCGTGCGTTAGAAGATATTTACAAGGACGGTCAAGCGAAATCAATTGGTGTTTGCAATTTTAATGTTGAACGAATGACTGATTTGCTCGATCACGCCAAAATTAAACCAGCAATTAATCAAATTGAATTCAATCCCCTAATTCACCAACCTAAGATTGTAAAGTTTTGTCGAGAAAATGATATTCAGCTTGAAGCCTGGTCGCCACTAGGCAATGGTCGTCTTCTTTCCAATGATGTTATTAAGCAAATCGCAGACGAGCACCAAAAGAGTCCTGCCCAAGTAATTCTTCGCTGGGAAATTCAGCAAGGCTTTATAGTTCTTACCAAGACTACTCATCCTCAACGTATGCAAGAAAATGCCGGAATTTTTGACTTTACCCTATCACCAGATGAAATGAAGCAAATCGACAAGTTAGATCAAGAAAAGCATTCTATCTGGTATGATAAGTTCAAATGGTCAGGAAATCCGGACGGTGTAGATGACTATATTGGTAAGCCAGGCGCATTTTGA
- a CDS encoding ACT domain-containing protein has translation MKAVVSVLGEDQVGIIAKVSALLAQKQINILDVSQTIMDGNFVMMMSVMIPENLDSYQLTNEFTELGKEIGVEINLRNAKIYDAMHNL, from the coding sequence ATGAAAGCTGTTGTATCTGTTCTAGGTGAAGACCAAGTTGGAATTATCGCTAAGGTAAGTGCCCTCCTTGCCCAAAAACAAATTAATATTCTAGATGTTTCCCAAACAATTATGGATGGCAATTTCGTAATGATGATGTCTGTGATGATTCCTGAAAATCTTGATAGTTATCAATTAACTAATGAATTTACAGAACTCGGTAAAGAGATTGGTGTTGAAATCAACCTTAGAAATGCCAAAATTTACGATGCCATGCATAATCTTTAA
- a CDS encoding DegV family protein yields the protein MKIAVVTDSTAYLSPEEAAANNIHVVPIPVTLDGQTYREGVDISTSDFYEKMANSSSFPTTSQTPIGQLMEVYQGLADDGYDAVISIHLTRAITGYLDTVEQLAEQMKDTIKIVPIDSHLTVKMMGYLALEAAKLASEGDDLDDIVKKVKEYRDTFNNVFVVDDLQNLVRGGRLSNASAFVGSILKIKPLLTMHTPTHAIEAFEKVRSMKKAKLRCEQIFDEDIAKLDYPVRAMVVHANAPEEGQKWLDKLQADHPDILFELSYFGPVIGSHLGQGALALAWMQDTAKKPLV from the coding sequence ATGAAAATTGCTGTTGTTACTGACAGCACTGCCTACCTTTCTCCTGAAGAGGCGGCGGCTAATAATATTCATGTTGTCCCAATCCCAGTGACATTGGATGGTCAAACATACCGTGAAGGTGTCGATATTTCCACCAGTGATTTTTATGAAAAGATGGCAAATTCAAGCTCTTTTCCAACGACTTCTCAAACGCCAATCGGTCAATTGATGGAAGTTTATCAAGGATTAGCCGATGATGGGTATGATGCTGTGATTAGCATTCATTTAACACGGGCTATTACAGGATATTTGGATACTGTTGAACAACTTGCTGAGCAGATGAAGGATACAATCAAGATCGTACCAATTGATTCCCACCTAACAGTTAAAATGATGGGGTACTTAGCCTTAGAAGCAGCTAAATTAGCTAGTGAAGGCGATGATTTAGATGACATTGTTAAAAAGGTAAAAGAATATCGTGATACCTTTAATAATGTATTTGTGGTTGATGACTTGCAAAACCTTGTTCGTGGTGGTCGTTTATCAAACGCCTCTGCATTTGTAGGCTCAATTTTAAAAATCAAACCTCTCCTGACTATGCATACTCCAACGCATGCCATTGAAGCGTTTGAAAAGGTGCGGTCAATGAAAAAGGCTAAACTTCGCTGTGAACAAATCTTTGATGAGGATATTGCCAAACTTGACTATCCAGTTAGAGCGATGGTTGTTCACGCAAATGCTCCAGAAGAAGGCCAAAAGTGGCTTGATAAACTTCAAGCGGATCATCCTGATATTTTATTTGAGTTGAGTTACTTTGGTCCAGTAATTGGTTCCCACTTAGGACAAGGAGCCCTGGCCTTAGCATGGATGCAAGATACAGCAAAGAAGCCTTTAGTATGA
- a CDS encoding GNAT family N-acetyltransferase, with translation MQIKQAKMDDLNQIMEILRDGRNQLAEQGIDQWQGDYPNEEHIKEDIEKGFAYLVQSQDNETVGALSIVEAPDHSYDELDGDWLIDTDHYVVIHRVAIHSNHAGKGYASALFTSVIDYIKNNRKDIKTIRIDTHEDNKIMQHLIDKNGFTKVGELHGVYRPEENSYVYALLTGN, from the coding sequence ATGCAAATCAAACAAGCCAAAATGGATGATTTAAATCAAATTATGGAAATTTTGCGAGATGGTCGAAACCAATTAGCTGAACAAGGGATCGATCAATGGCAAGGAGATTACCCGAACGAAGAACATATCAAAGAAGATATTGAAAAAGGATTTGCATACCTTGTACAATCACAAGATAATGAAACTGTCGGTGCATTATCAATTGTTGAAGCACCAGATCACTCATATGATGAACTTGACGGTGATTGGTTAATTGACACTGATCATTATGTTGTTATTCACCGTGTGGCAATTCACTCTAATCATGCTGGAAAAGGATACGCCTCAGCATTATTCACTAGTGTAATTGATTACATTAAGAATAATCGGAAGGATATTAAGACTATTCGGATCGATACCCATGAAGACAACAAGATCATGCAACACTTGATCGACAAAAATGGCTTTACTAAAGTTGGTGAACTTCACGGGGTTTACCGTCCAGAAGAAAATTCATATGTTTACGCCTTATTAACAGGTAATTAA
- the uxaC gene encoding glucuronate isomerase, producing MTLLDKDFLLTNEWGKKLFFDYAKDMPIIDFHCHLNPEEIYENKNYTNITRVWINEDHYGDHYKWRLMRANGVPEELITGDGDDYEKFLAWAGTIEKAVGNPVYEWTHLELRRFFGIDKPLTRKNAPEVWKKANALLQTEDFKPRNLIKLSNVKAVCTTDDPASDLHYHKLLKKDERENGFRTLPAMRPDNLIQINKPTFAEYIKKLSKVSGVEINSFRDLIRAMDQRFQFFSEMGGRLSDHSLLTYHYAEATNEELDAIMKKAEANEEVTGVEYDKWLTMFLEEMMKLNTKYNWTMQFHINSIRDLNHPMFEQLGQDTGYDAMGTQPDIVAHMQKLYTKMRDTNDIPKTIFYSLNPNDWMQLVTLMGCFLEGGKQRMQLGAAWWFNDTAEGMTTQLRDFAQQSLLPNFVGMLTDSRSFLSYPRHEYFRRVLCNFIGSLVEQGRAPEDKEYLGKIVQDVAYNNAYEYFGFFDDATPEELFAKHENPFQY from the coding sequence ATGACACTACTTGATAAAGATTTTTTGTTAACTAATGAATGGGGTAAAAAGTTATTCTTTGACTATGCTAAAGACATGCCAATCATCGACTTTCACTGTCACTTAAATCCAGAAGAAATTTACGAGAATAAAAACTATACCAATATCACGCGAGTTTGGATTAATGAAGACCACTATGGTGACCATTATAAATGGCGTCTAATGCGTGCTAACGGTGTTCCAGAAGAATTAATTACTGGTGACGGTGATGATTATGAGAAGTTCCTTGCCTGGGCAGGGACGATCGAAAAGGCTGTTGGTAATCCGGTTTACGAATGGACTCATCTTGAATTACGGCGATTCTTTGGGATTGATAAACCATTGACGCGAAAGAATGCTCCGGAAGTTTGGAAGAAGGCTAATGCATTACTACAAACTGAAGACTTCAAGCCACGTAACCTTATCAAATTGTCAAATGTTAAGGCAGTCTGCACTACCGATGATCCTGCATCTGACCTTCATTATCACAAACTTTTGAAGAAGGATGAACGGGAAAATGGCTTCCGGACACTCCCAGCTATGCGCCCAGATAATTTGATTCAAATTAATAAGCCAACCTTTGCTGAATATATTAAAAAACTTAGCAAAGTCTCGGGTGTTGAAATTAACTCATTCCGTGATTTAATTCGCGCAATGGATCAACGTTTCCAATTCTTCAGTGAAATGGGTGGCCGGTTATCTGATCATTCATTATTAACTTATCATTACGCTGAAGCTACTAATGAAGAACTTGATGCAATTATGAAGAAAGCTGAAGCAAACGAAGAAGTAACCGGTGTTGAATACGACAAATGGTTAACGATGTTCCTTGAAGAAATGATGAAGTTGAACACTAAGTACAACTGGACGATGCAATTTCACATTAACTCTATTCGAGACCTTAACCACCCAATGTTTGAACAACTCGGTCAAGATACTGGATATGATGCAATGGGAACTCAACCAGATATTGTTGCTCACATGCAAAAGCTTTACACTAAGATGCGTGATACAAATGATATTCCTAAGACGATCTTCTATTCCCTTAATCCAAATGATTGGATGCAATTAGTAACCTTAATGGGTTGCTTCCTTGAAGGTGGAAAGCAACGAATGCAATTGGGTGCTGCATGGTGGTTTAATGATACTGCTGAGGGAATGACTACCCAATTACGTGATTTTGCTCAACAAAGCCTTTTACCAAACTTTGTCGGGATGTTAACAGACTCACGGAGCTTTCTTTCATATCCACGGCATGAATATTTCCGGCGGGTATTATGTAACTTTATTGGTAGCTTGGTTGAACAAGGGCGGGCACCTGAAGATAAAGAATACCTTGGTAAGATTGTTCAAGATGTTGCCTATAATAATGCTTATGAATACTTTGGATTTTTTGATGATGCCACACCTGAGGAGTTATTCGCAAAGCATGAAAATCCATTTCAATATTAA